The Gopherus flavomarginatus isolate rGopFla2 chromosome 18, rGopFla2.mat.asm, whole genome shotgun sequence genome segment gtaacccccaggtcctttactgcagcactgctgcctagccattcggtccctagtctgtagcagtgcatgggattcttccatccttttCGGACAACCCCCCTCCTGACAGAATCCCGCTCTCTCCTCCAGGAACCtacatcacacacacactccgaGGGATCAACCCTCCCAGGAGTCTATAGCATCCCTGACAATCCCCATAACGGATCCACACTCGGCTAGGGGCCTATAGAATGAATacctcacccccacccacccagctaCCTCCCCGATGGATACACCAGCAGGAGCCTACAGCCCGATGGATCTACCCCCTCAGGATCCTCCCTGACCATCCCCCCCCCCGCCGTAGGAGCCTATAACATCCCTGACCATCTCCCTCTAGGTAAGCCTGGGGGTGCCAGCAGGGCAGTGTTCCTATCTAGAGAGCGTGATGTCGGAAAGCCAGGGAGAGAGGGGGCGAGCAGCACCTTGGGCCTGTGGCAAACAGAGTCTGGGAACTGGGCccagttatagactcatagactcatagtgtTTGTCTTGGCCCCTGTCTcattcctggggaggggagcccagggcagctcGGAGCCTGGCCGGAAGGGATCGAGTGTTCAACAGATCTGGCAGGGACGAGGGGCCTCAGACGCTCTGATCCCAGTGAGTGCCACAGCAAATACTGGAGCAGCCAGGCAGGATCCTCTGCCCTGGCCAGGAGTCGCTGGCCAGCCAGTCATGGCCTCCCCAAGCCCACTCCCTGGACCCCAGCCCAGGAGCTCTCCCCAACAGGCTCAGTCTCCCCACACGCTCAACCTTCCCTAGGGGCATCCTCAGTCTAATGACCCACAGCCTCCCCAACCCAGGGTGTCGGACTCCCCTGTGCCCTCCAGGGTCCCAAGAATTCACAGTCCCCTtgcaccctgctctaaccactagaccccggtcccttcccagagcaggggagagaacccaggagtcctggctcccagcccccaatcTTGCTCAACCCACTAGACACTGCTCTCTTCCCAGAGCCAgcgacagaacccaggagtcctgggtcccagccccccccacccctgctccaaccactagaccccgctctcctcccagagccggcaCTTACcgtgaggggcagggagcagatgaCGAAGATGATAGTCATGAGGGCCAGCAGGACCAGGTGATCCACCTCTTCTTCACCCTGGCTGAACCAGCTTTTCCGGCGGCGCTGGGCCGGCCCCAGGGACCCACGCCGGGCCCGCTGCTTGCGGTACATCTGGCAGAGGCTGACGATGACGGAGCCGTTGCAGAGGAAGATGGCCAGGATGAGGAAGGCCATGAGGGTGGCGTAGGTGAGCGAGAAGGCAGCGGTGCCCGGCTGGCCGGCTGCCATCTCCACGAAACACCAGGTGCCAGGGCAGTATTGCTTGTGCCGTCCGACGCCCAGGAAGGGCAGGCAGCAGAAGAGGACGCTGAAAGCGTAGACAGCTGGCAGCGCCAGCTTGGCCCAGCCGCGCCCGTTATGCTGGGAGTAGAAATAGGGGTGGCTGATGGCCAGGCACCGCTCCACCGCCATGGCGCAGAGGATGAGCATGGAGGCGAGGCCGAAGAAGGTCATGGCAAAGGCGAAGAGCTGGCACAGGCCTCGCCCGCCGTCCGCCAGGCCCAGCAAGGAGGCGTTGCGGGCATAGCTGACGAAGACCACGGGGCTGAGGAAGCAGGTGCCCAGCAGGTCGGTGGCGGCCAGGCCGGTCACCAGGATGCAGAAGGCCGAGGACTTAGTACGCAGCTCCTTGCGGTGTACGCCCAGCATGGCCAGTGCCACCACATTGCCGGCCACACCGGCGGAGAACATCAGGGAGCTCAGCACTGGGCTGCCGTCCTCCCGCAGCCGGGTGGTGTTGGCGCACAGGTCGgccaggggccccagggagggcGATGCCAAGGGACCCGCACTCTTCTGCAGGAGGAGCATCGGCAGGGGCAGGACTCCCGGGTTCGGTTCCTAGCgcagggaggagagtggggtttAATGGGTTAGAGCGGGAAGGgggtggctgggagtcaggacgcctgggttctatcccaagcCTGGGACGGAGCAGTCAGAGCAGGGGGCAacgggagccaggacttctgggttctatccctggctctgggaagagagcagggtctagcggttagagctggggggggggggctggcagccaggactcgtgggttctattcctggctctgggaagagagcagggtctagcggttagagctggggggggctaGCAGCCAGGACtcgtgggttctattcctggctctgggaagagagcagggtctagtggttagagcaggggggcgctggcagccaggactcctgggttctgtcccaggcTCCAGGGCACCTGCAGATGAGACGCGCCCACGTGGAACCTCCGGAGATCCGCGTCCTGCAGACGCCGCTGGCTCGGCTCAGCCCGGGACTCTCCAGCGGCGGCTGGGAAGCAGCTTCTGCTCCTGTCCCGGCTGGGAGGAGCCGGCCCGGGGCGGGGCAGCCACCGCCCACTTGTTTCCTTTTCTtgaagctggggggcggggaccaGCTGCTAACATCAGCCCCGGGACAGGGGCCCTTGGCCCGCAGTGCATCCTGGACGGGGCGCGGGGGCTCGAACTCTCGCGCAGCCAGGGAGGGGGCACCCAGAGCCGAGTGGAGGGAGTGCATGGGGGAGAGAGGTATGTggaagggggggagagacagagggggtgcatggggggagAGACGGGGTGCATGGGGGAAGAGAAGGCTcgagaggggtgtgtatgggggtggaGGAGATGTATGGGAGGAGAGACGGGGtgcatgggggaagagggggctcgAGAGGGGTGTGTGCGGGGGTCAATGGGGGGAAGAGACAGAGGGGGTGCTTGAAGGGAGAGAGGGATCGAGaggggtgtgtgcaggggtgaagggggtgtatggggagagggagggattgAGAAGGGTGTGGGCAGGAGTGGAGAGGTATatggtggagagagaaggagggcatgTATGGGGGGATAGAGAGATCGAGAGGAGTGTAGGCGGGGGTCGAGGGGGTGTATTGGGGAGAGAGACGGGGGTGTGTATGGAGGGAGAGCTAGCTGGATGGGTGTAtatggggagggagagacagggGCATGGATGGAGGGATAGTTAATAACAGTCCCTGGCTCTTTTCACCActgggtctcaaagcactttacaaaggaggtctcatctgtaaaatggggaaactgaggcacagagcagggacggGACCTGTCCAAGGTCACCCCGCAGGCCAGTGGCCAGTATATAAAGAAAGCCAAGGTCTCGGGCGTCCCAGCCACATTCCTGCAGCGAGGCCCCGCAGGATTGCAGGGCCGTGACCAGCCGTCTGGAGGGAATGCAGCGTGGGCGACTTGGAAGGGACCGTGTGCCCGGAGCCGCTACTCAGAGTGAAGGATAGGTGGATAACGCCAGAGAGGGAGGATGGATGGAGAGCAGAGACTATGGAAAGGGAGAGGCAGCATCCTCGCCAGTTTCTCGCATTCACCATCAGATCCCTTCTCACTCCAGACAACTTTGCCCGGGGGGAGGTCGCGGCCCTCTGGACGCCACATTTTCTGTGTTGGTGTCGTAATAATTCGACCCTGGAGTACATCCCCGCATCCCAATAACCCTGAGCCCCAGAGCCCCAGCTGAGGTAGAGCAATCCGGCTCCAGTGGAATCCGCGGGGCCAGATCTCCAGCTAGTGCAAAGGAGTGTCACTCTGTTGCAGTCAACGAGCCGGATCATCTGCAATCCCTTGAAGAGATTAACAcctctttacaccagctgaggatttggctcagGACCCCCTTCTGCGCTCATGTCCTGCCAATATTCCAGAGCCTGTTTTTTATCAGCAGATTCCATGGAAGCATCAAATGCTCCAGATCCAAttctccacccttcccccacaaCCAACAGAGCCAGACAGTTCTCTCCCCCGCACTCCCTGCAGCCCTCATCCAACCAACcaggggctggatcagagccagcaccctcTTAGAGGGCCCATTTCCCAGATCCCGACCATGGCATCTTTCCATCATGCCCTAAGAAGTCACAGAGCAGGCTCCCAGCACCCTGATctttgatgggggtgggggtggggggggtggaagGTGCCTGGGAATCCAGACCAAACACGCTTTGTGCCAGGCTCAACTGTGCCTAAtcatggggaggtggggggttcTTTGGGACCCAGGGATCCAGAGAGCATAAACCCACTCAGCCATGGGAGAAGAGGGTGAGCCAGCAAATACCTGCCCTGATCTGGAGACCGATTCCCAGCCTCAGCATCAGCAGCCATGGTGTGGTGCTTCCATGCACTCCGGACATTTTTTATAATCAGATTTAATGGATTCATTGGGCCGTCTGACATATACGACAAAATAGAGAGATCCAGAGATATGAGTCTTATTTATTAAGTGGATTACGGTAACACCGAAagtccccagctgagatcagggccccatcctgGTGGgtcctgcccagacacacagtgaccaagATCAGGGacctgttgtgccgggcgctgcataTGCGGGTGCGTACAGATCTCGGGCCCCATTGCTCTGggtgctgcacacacacagacagctcCAAAGATCTCACAGTCAACATCGACAAAGGGTGGGAGTGGAAACAGGCCCAGAGTTAGGGGAGACCTGCCatggtcagtgtcagagctgacCAACTGGGAAAACCGAGGCACCAACTTTGGTTGGacgaatgaaaaatttcaaaaaaaacaTTAATGAGTTTCCCCTTAGTAAACTAGAGTCAAAGGGAAAATAGTTAGATGCAGCCTGCTGTGTGGGAGGGGACATCCCCCAGGAGCCCTGGCCCAGAAAAAGCCCCAGTGGGGAGAGTGGGCGGCTGCTTGGATGTGATGCAGTGACAGAAAATGTTGACACCATTTGAGGGCCGCCTAGAGTCCCCCCAtgccagagcagagagcagcatcCCTCCTGCCCTGTCTGGCTTTGAGCAGATGCTCCCACTGGGGTCCAGTgccagctctgagccctttcaatgcCAGAGTCCCTCACGCTGCAGTGCTGACGGCTGTCGCATCTGGGACACTTTGTGACCAGGAAGGAGCAAGCAGATAGGCAGCTCCGAGAGCTGGATTGATTGATGGGGAGACATGAAAAGAATttggagcctgattctcattcaggctcaggcctcctgGGCTGCACGAAGAGACCTTAAATTGAGCATAATTTACAACCCCTTTACAGGGCCAGAGCCTGGTCGACACATGGCTTTTGTCCTGGTGCAGAGCCGTCGGGCGTGATCAGGTCCTGGATCCATCCCTTGGCCATCCAGGCTGcgcccacacctggaatactgcgcTCCTTTCTGGTCACCCCCATGTCAGCAAAGATAGATTAGAACTGGGAAAAGAACAGAGacagggaacaaaaatgattaaatgatccatgtgaggagagattaaaaaaaactaggactgtttagcttggaaaagagacaattgaGGGGGCATATGAGCGAAGTCTATATAactatgactggtgtggagagaaTGAAGTGGGAAgagttatttacctcttcacattaCACACAAACGAGGGGTCACCCCCAAAaataacaggcagcaggtttaaaacaaacaaaaggaagtgcttcttcaccCACTGcgctgtcaacctgtggaactccttgccaggggatgttgtgaaggaagtataactgggctcaaaaCGAGAATGAGCTAGGctcctggaggatgggtccatcagtggctattagtcaagctggtcagggacgcaaccccgtgctctgggtgtccctaaacctctgactgccagaagttgggactggacaacaggggatggatcactccataattgccctgttctggtcattcctctgaagcacccggcaccagccactgccagagacaggctactgggatagacagacccttggtctgacccattctTGTCCCACAGCTCCACACCCCAGCCAAGGAAGCCCAAGACAGTTCTGGCTGAGTAGCATTAAAAACATCCTGATGGCGAGATGGGGACTCAGGGTGGAAACTCCCGGCTCAGCAGAGCCAACCGTAAGAGCGCAGCAGAATCGTGGGCTGACCCAGCTCAGCAGAAAGGAAGCCTCACGTACGTGTCGTCCGGGTGATTTATGTGTCCAGCGTGGGCCCGCTCGCAGCGCTGGAACAGAACACCCCGGAAGCCAGCACTgatgggccagaccctcagccagTGTGAACTCTCCGCCAGCTGAAGATCATTCATACACCTGGGGAGACTGGGGCCCAAAGGGGGTGGAGTGACACTCAACagtgtcagtggcagagtcaggaaaagaacccaggaatcctgactcccagtcagtgtgttctaaccactgcaccccactctcctcccatgGCTGGAGATAGATcccaggggtcctgactcccagtccgcCCACCCCTTtgaaccactagaccccacacccctcccagaggtggggataGGTCCCAcaagtcctgcctcccagcccctccctaaCCTGACGAGGGACAAGCTGAGGTGCAGACGGTAAGCCCTGGAGCCGGCAGACCCAGGTGGAGCTGTATTGTGTCAGGGGAGCAGAAACTCCCTCTGCCCGTAGCTGGTGGGGGCCAtcactcttcccctcctcccccccaaaagccCGGATAAAAGCCGCAGCCTCCTTCTGCCCATGGCGTAGGTGGCTGAGCCTGGCACACTCATTCCCAGGCCTATCTCCCGGAGCCAGCCACTGCCAGTGGAACCGCCAAGCTGGCTTGCAGCCACCCAGCTGCTCTCCCCTCCAGTGATGGGGCCAAATCCCCCCTTGGCATAaacccacccagctctgcagggcagcacgattgacaccagctggggttgggtgtgtgtgtggggggaatctgGCCTCATATTATGTGGCTTGAAGCTGGATGTTTATGGGCACTAAATAAATAAGTAGCAAGTTCCTTCCCACTCGCCGCAGGAGATATAACAATAGTTTCATTTACAGTAGTGGAAATTGACCTGCCCATGATCGAGCTGAGATTAGAACCTGGGAGTCCTGGCGCACAGCCCCTCTGCTCCTAACACTAGACTCCATTCCGCTCCCAGAGcagaggagagaacccaggctcccagccccctgctctaaccactagacctgactccatcccaccccaccccctgagcaagggatagaacccaggaatcttggctcccagccccctgctctaaccactagacctgatccaactgcaccccaccccactccctgagcaggggagagaacccaggaatcctggctcccagccaccccactcTCATCACTAgatcccacttccctcccctctctaAGTGGGGGAAAGAGcacaggctcccagccccccccactctaaccactagaccgcactcccttcccagaactagggatagaacccaggtgtcctggctcccagccaccccactcatcactagaccccacttccctcccctctctaAGTGGGGGAAAgagcccaggctcccagccccccccactctaaccactagactacactcccttcccagaactaggaatagaacccaggtgtcctggctcccagccaccccactcTCATCTCTAGGTCCAacatccctcccagagcagggagcacaACTTGGGAGTCCTGGATCTCAGTCTCCTGCTCCTATGGTTCAGACTCCAGCGCCCTTTCCAGGCAGGGacggaacccagaagtcctggccaGTTCTCTGCCTCTCACGCAGCCAGAGGGCTTGGGGCCCCAGAGTGTTGAATTGCTCCTGGCaatatcatttatttattcaGATTTATGACAGTGCCATCTCATATGCCTGCAGCACAGCCCCAGCGGAAGAAACCCCCAAATGGTTTGCAGTCAGTAGACCAGTTCTTCAGCTGGTAAAAATCTGGATAGCGCTATTTACCCTTGTGCAAGTGTGTCGATGTCCCCcagctgggggaggctagcccagGGTGTCCAACAGAAAGACgcccattcacaccagctggggatccaaTCCCTTTGGCCTCAATGGAGCAATGACTGATTTAAtccagctggagatctggcccaATACATCCTCACAGAGCTTCACTCACTACAGAGCTACAAATCCTTTGGAGGTGGAgcccagcagctgtttaacagcgaTAGCTGGGGGCATGGGGCGGAGGGAGATGGAAATATGATGCATCCTGTTTGCCACATGTAACTACACACACCATAGACACCtaggtggggaggagggacagtGCTCTGTGACCCAGAGAGACATTCTCCTCTCACGCTGGAGTAAATCAGCAGTAACTCACTGGAAACTCACCCCAGAGTAAACCAGGAGTAGCATCATGGAAACTCAAACCTAGTGTCAACTAGGAGTCACTTCATGGAAACTCAAACCCAGTGTAAACCTGGCATGACTTCATGGCAACTCCACCTGTCTTTAACAATGAGAGCTTTTCTCCCAATGGCTCTTTGAGCATTCGAGTGAAATCAGCATTAAGAAAAATGAAGCgatttgaacagtggggaggaaaaTCCCCTGCTGCTCTGATTACACTTATCTGGTATTTCCTACCTGGTCGTTATCTGCCCATAGTAACAGCCGAGGCCTGAATcagtaatgtttaaaaaaaacgaaaacagcaaaaaaatcccCTTTCTTTTCCCCTCCCGGTTTCCCCCAGGCAACACCCTGGAGCTATCACAGCAGCTGATGATCCCCCAGGGTGCAGGGCTGCACCCTCCATGCCCCCTACCCCATTAGCCGGCGGGCACAGGATCCTTCTAGTGGTTGAATCTGCTTGCTGCAGACTGGCACAAATGTACCAGAACAAGGCCGTTCAGGGCCATGTAAACAGCCTCCTTATCTCTCCTGACTTCTTTCCCACCGCACCCTCCCAGCAGTGAGATTCCGACACCTCCCACTTCCGCCCCCCCGTCTTCTGCCCCCCCCCATGCtttaacttctttttatttgcctaaaAATTATCACCTCCATTGCATTGGTACAACAGTAACCTcggccaggagcccaaccccgtgACAGTGCTCCTTTTGGGCTCCAGCCCGGGGCGAGCCAGCCTTCAACCAACACACACGGCCCCAGCACATCACAGCCCTCTACCACCTGGGATCAGATACACTTATCCATGGGTCAGAGTCCCTATACTGCCAGCAGCTAATGGGGAGTCTtctcaagctccaggggccaggccTTTGGATCGGGAGCCGGGAGGGTCTAGCTTAGCTTCTGTGTGCATGTGGCAAAGCAGCATCGCATGAAGCCCTAGGTCCCTGTGGAtcgcttagggtacgtctacactacaggatacattcgaattagcttaaaccgattttataaaacagatattataaagttgattgtgcgcgtccacactaggcacattaattcggtggtgtgtgtccatggtccgaggctcgcgtcaatttctggagtggtgcactgtgggtagctactgtaaaagaatgaggcagtAAAGtcaatttgcatccacactaaccctaaatcaatatagtaatatcgattttagcattactcctctcgttttgtaggagtacaaaaattgatttaaagagccctttaaatcgatataaagagcagtgtagtgtggacgggtgcagcgttaaatcgatttaacgctgttaaaatcgttttaacagcgtagtgtggaccaggcctttgaAATGCTGAATTGAACAGATGACAAGTTGCCAGGAGGACAGCGGAGTGCGCTGCCCAGTTTAGAGCCGCCAGAGCatgaggggcagagctgggatacTGTGGGGAGGGCTCTCAATAGTGGCGTGGGAGATGTGGGCAGAGAGCCAATGGCGATTAGCGATAATGAGCAGAAATCTAGGGGAGGCGGGAGAAATGGGAGGGTCTGGAGCAGAGAAAGTGGCCAGGGAAGTCTCGGGGTTGGGGTAAGATCCGGAGCAGAGAGGCCCAAGGCCTGGAGAATGAAGGGAGTCCAGGATCAGAGGCATTTGGGAGGGTGGGCACCCTGTTTCCAGTTGCTGGTGACCCAGGCTGGCTCCTGGCTGCAAGCTGCTGACCCCACAGAGCAATTAGCGTCCCCAGAGTAGTAGCcagggctctgacccagggcGCTTGGGCTGGGCAAGTCCACATGGAATAACAAGGCAAATAGGCCTGAGACAGGTAGGGAATAAacctggagctgccctgccccggtTAACGGAGGGGCTGGATTCCACCCACTCCAGAGTTCTGCGGACCTACCCGGCTCTGCTCCGGGTCCCCACCATCAGACGCATGCCCCAGTGGGGCTGGGTTCTCCCCCCACATTCTGGGCACCTCAGCCATAGGACGCCAGTGCTGGGCTCTAGATCTGagcccccaggccctgccaccaCGGCTAGACGTCTCTACCGCGCTGCTGCCCACCCCGCCCGCTCTGAGCCCCCCTACTCCCTCCCCACAGTCAATAGGGAGCCTATCCCTTTTAATTCTTAGCTAGTGACTGTCACCACTTCCCTGAAGGACCAGCCGTGTTCAGCCCtccgcacacacacagagatgtgCACTCACACTTAcagaaacacacaaacacacacgcacacacttacagatacatgcacacacacagacacatgcaccGAAACACATGAACATACttacagatgcacacacacacacacacacacacttacatttacatgcacacacacagagacacacagacagacttACAGATACATgcacatgcacagacacacagagacacacttACATGCACgcatgcagacacacacagacacacaccaacACACATAGCTACACACGCACATGTACACCCACTCTGaagacacacacaagcacacccacccacacccacacatgcATGTGCAAAGACATGTGTGCACTCACACATACATACCCACATGCCCCCACAGACACACccgcacacgtacacacacatacatatgcacacatgcagacatgcacacacacatgcagtcatacgcacacagacacacatgcacagacacacccatatgtgcacacacatagacacacacaggcacacataCACATGCAGACATGCACATGCAGAGACACAgccacacatgcacatgcacacacatgcagatgcacacacacatgcacgtaCACAcgcaccccctccacacaccatcttacttttgctcccagctcccccacatcACCATCCTACCCTGCCCTGCAGGGAgcctctccctcaccccagccagcagcagagtCATTTCCGAGGCCTCAGGACGTGAGCTAAACAGCAGTGTACTTGGCACCACTTGCCCTTTAAAGGTATAAGCTCCCGCCGCCCACAGGAGCAGCTCAGCACAGCTGGGAAGTGGGCACATGTTATTAACTAGCTGCTCTGGCTCAATTCGGGGGCCCTTCctggagagcagggctgggctgagcaTCCGGATGCTAGCCCTGTGTCATCCGCCCTTCAGTGGGACGAAACACAGGGCTGGTGGGATCTATCTATCTctgtacaccccctctatctatctacctatctaccCCCATACATCCCCCCCCGCTCTCTAGCTATCCCCATACCcccatctacctatctatctcCATATACTCCTCCATCTATTTGTCTATatggctctaccaaattcatggccatgaaaaccGTATCATgggccatgaaatctggtcttcccccatgaaatctgttttttgtgtctgtgtgtgtttttacCCAATACTATACAGatgtcacaggggagaccagcgattctcaaactggggattctgacccaaaagggagttgcagggggtcacaAGATTCTTTAtgggggggttgtggtattgccacgctgccttcagagcggagtgtccagagagcagtggctcttggccaggtgcccagctctgaaagcagcgccgccagcagcagcagcccagaagtaagggtagcaatactgcaACCTTCCAA includes the following:
- the PTGIR gene encoding prostacyclin receptor, whose translation is MLLLQKSAGPLASPSLGPLADLCANTTRLREDGSPVLSSLMFSAGVAGNVVALAMLGVHRKELRTKSSAFCILVTGLAATDLLGTCFLSPVVFVSYARNASLLGLADGGRGLCQLFAFAMTFFGLASMLILCAMAVERCLAISHPYFYSQHNGRGWAKLALPAVYAFSVLFCCLPFLGVGRHKQYCPGTWCFVEMAAGQPGTAAFSLTYATLMAFLILAIFLCNGSVIVSLCQMYRKQRARRGSLGPAQRRRKSWFSQGEEEVDHLVLLALMTIIFVICSLPLTIRAYIGGLAPDGYEKGDMVAFRFSAFNPILDPWIFILFRKAVFRSLRTLLCWPWAGRRSSEPRRLDSVPFRPNFSC